From Nyctibius grandis isolate bNycGra1 chromosome 18, bNycGra1.pri, whole genome shotgun sequence:
TTTGTGCTTACCATGTCTTCTAAACAAAGAGCTCAAAGCGTGGTAAATATTATCCCCATTTTACTTGCAAAGAGGCAAATGCAGCAGGAGGAGACACTTTACCTGTGCTCACGGGCAAGCCCACAACAGGCGTGGGATGAACACTGGTCTCACCCGTGGTCCCGAGGGATGGTGTTGATGGTGGGGGTCTCTGCGGGCGCTGGACGCCCCGGCTggcccagcagctctggggaggtGCCCTCATTTGCCTTCGCACGCGTTGCTGAAGCACCAGCTCTGTTCCTGTGCTTAGCTCTGACCTCTGGTCTGAAAGATGCTAACGCCCCAAAAATCTTCCTCTTCACGCTGCCAAGTTTacccttctctcccctccccatctcTTTTTACAGCTGAAGCTGTGGAACAAGTACAGAGTCTCCAATATTCCTTCCCTGATATTTATCGATGCCGCCACCGGGAAGGTGGTTTGCAGGAACGGCCTTCTGGTGATCCGAGATGACCCAGAAGGTAAGACCTGGCGTCCTGTGTGCCATAGAAACATGGGCACCTGGCTGccttttcagttcagttcatTTCTAATTGccttggaggggaaaaaaaaaaaaggaaacaaacaactATTGTCAGCCTTAACTAATCGAGGCACTGTATTATTTTCAGCATAATGTTTCCTGCATCATTCCTGCCAGATCttgtgttttagttttgtttgttgaaaagaacaaagatttCCCCTCCAGGATTTTTGTCTGAAGTGCTAATGAGGAAGAAGTTAGACTAACTGAAACATTAAGTTTGGATTTTTCCCTGATGGAGGCACATGGACAGACAGACTGATGGCCCAGATTTTGCATACCTTGGGAGCAGAACCCTTCCAAACGCTGGGTGGGACTTTATCACTGACGTGACACTCTGTTAGGATAATGAATTCCCCATTATTTACAAATGCACAGGAAAATGCTACCGTTCCCCGTCTCTGAGGTTTACTGTGCTGGGGGTTGATGTTAAACCCATCTTCTTCCAATTTGCAAAAACCCAAATGAGCAAAACGTGTGCCCTTACTCACAGACTCTGCAGACCAGCTGCTAGGCTGGCCAAGCACGTGCGTCACCGGCTCGTCGTTTCTTCCTGCAGTAGATACCGAGTGTGGTGACCGAGTCTTTAATTGAGGTGGCAGGAACTGTGCAGCGAGCACATGCTGTGGCCTGAGCCATCTGTGATGTTCCCTCCTCTCTGGCTGAACACGTGGACTGATTGCTcggggagctggcagcagatGATTCAGAGCATTTGTTTGTGTATGTGCGCACACGCTTGCTTTGGGGTACAGAGGGTTAGTCTAAGTTTAGTTTATATCTAGgcttatatatataaaaccctATATATAAACCacttatatatttatgtattgttttataaataaatatatctatatattaaaaaaataaggtcaGTATCAGTATAAGGCAAATAGTCTGACTGCATTCCTGAGCACGTACCACCTTGCCCTCTCGTTAAAACAAACACTGTTGATAAGGAGAAGGTGCCTCATCAGGCACAAAACCAGAGCAAGCTTCGTCAAGCCCAAGGTGCTGTGGCTCGGGTGAGGGTGCAGCCTAACTGTGAGGAAGAGGTGGCCCTGGTCCTGGTGCAGAGCTTGGCTTCCCCAGGTCCCCCATATCTTTGCAGAAGGTGGGatggtttttttggtggaacTTTTTGAAACTGTAAATGCTGCATGTGCATCTTGCTGTCCTGTGTTTTCTTCCACCCTCATCCTGACCCCCTTCCAGGTCTGGAGTTCCCATGGGGTCCAAAACCCTTCAGTGAAGTTGTTGCTGGGCCTCTGCTAAGGAACAATGGCCAGATGCTAGACAGCACCGCCCTGGAGGGCTCGCACATTGGGGTCTATTTCTCTGCACACTGGGTGAGTAGTAGGTGCTTTGAAGAGCAGTTGGAGTGAGCTTGGGGGTGCTCTGGGGATCTCCCTGTGGCTCTGGCTGCAGAGTTCTGTGGGAGGGTAAAGACCTCAGGCCGGTTGGTGTTGAAGCAGTGAAGATGCTCCAGCTGTTCTGGAAGAAGCTGCAGCATTGTGGTGGCCTGGCATCCTCAGCTGGCCCTTCAGAAGGGCAAGAGtggtcagattttaaaaatggaggAGGTTTTGTTGGCAACTTATGGCCCATAAGCCCCAGCCACGTTCATGGCTGCTGCCCGGCACTCCAGCAAAGACGAGGTCACATCTGTCTTTTCATGGTCACTAGGTCATCTGGACCTGCTGGGTGTGGGTCTGGCCCCGTGGAGGAGGCGATGTCCTTGTGCACGTGTTGTGTTTTGCAGTGCCCGCCGTGCCGAAGCCTCACCAGGGTCCTGGTGGAGTCCTACCGGAAAATCAAGGAGGCAGGCCAGAAGTTTGAGATACTCTTCGTTAGTGCAGACAGGTAAGGAAGCGCTAACACCttgtgcaggcagagctggctgtcCCCAAGCTGGGACACTATGAGCATTGCGGAGGCGATTTGATTTGGGGGAGAGCAGGTCAGCTCTGGTATTAGAAGGGCTGCCTGAGTCCTTTGCCTCCTGCCCAGTGGTGAAGAGGAGGGTTAGCAAGGGCAGCAGTGGGCTGAGAGCAGGCTCTGTCCGCAGAGCAGCTCTGTATTGCGCTTTGTGGCTTGTGGGTCTGAGGTCTGAAAGATgcttgagctgctgctgtcGCCATGGGTTGACATTCAGATGCCCTAGagagtttgaaatattttgtcggggaaaaaaatgcactgtggACCCCTTCTTGAGGGATGGGGGATGTAGGATTGGTCTGGCTCTCCCTGGGTTGTGTCTGCCAGCAGCCCTTACTGGTGGGCGTTGGTGGAAGGGATGAAGGGCTTTGTAGGCCAGGTTTTTAATGAGTGGGGGAGCTGCAGCCTGGACCCCAAGCCCTGTTCCTCTCGTGCAGGTCGGAGGACTCCTTCAAGCAGTATTTCAGCGAGATGCCCTGGGTAGCGGTGCCCTACGCCGACGAGGCCCGGCGGTCCCGCCTGAACCGACTCTACGGCATACAAGGTAGGAAGGGCTGATGCACAGCtctcctttctgctccttttgttGAGTATCTGTAACGTCTCCTCTTGTTTAACTAAAccaagaaaacagcaaagcgcagtgccccaggcagagctgcctcaTGTTTCTGCTCTCCACAAACTCACATTCCTACCACCTGCCAGGCAGGACGTTAGTTGAAACAGGACTTCCATAAACAACCTAATTCTTCCTGGAAACTTGGAAACTGTTTTTGGCTTGGATGTTTTTTGTCTAAttagtgatttatttattttgctttttcttgaaggtttaaatttcattttcttgctgttctgtGTAACGCAAAGGCAGGCCATCGCTCTCTTCAGAGGCTGAGGAAGGTGGCATCTGGTTTGTGTTAGTGACATGAATTACAGAAGAGTGTGTGTTTGATGTAAACCATGGCTTCGCCTTTACTGTACGTGCCAGTGCCAGAATTCCAGCAGCCCCGGCTGCTCGGAGGGACGAGGGAGAGGTTCTGTCTGTCTGAGTGGCTTCAAAGGGTCCCGGAGACAATAAAAGCTCACAGCAGCCCTCCTGGGGACTGGCACCTTGTTGCTGCAGGGGACAAACTGCAGCATGGAGACATGCACAGGGAATGGCTCGCATGGAGGTCTCTTGTACGTACACATAGTTTCTCCCAGTGGTTAAAGGGTCCTGCTGTAGCCTGTCTGTTCCTTACCCATTTACATGCGGCATCGGTGAGGTGGGCACAGGCTGGCAGAGGGCTAATGCAGtctgcaggggaggaggagcaTTGCCAAAGGTGGCCAAGGGCCTGGGGAGGGTGGCAGGAGAAATAATCCCTCCTTGGGGTCCTCTCCGAATACGCATTCTGGGGTGAGCTCAGGTGCTGTCGCTCAAATCTGTTCCCTGACCTTAAACCAAGAATAACCATTTACCTGCTTTAAATAGCCATCAGTTTGCTGCTTAAGGACCTTCCCCTGAGGCAAGAGCTTTCCAAATTCATCCGTCTTTTCCCAGCCCGCTCACAGACCTCTCCCATGCTGGTTTCGGCTGAGCACTGCAGGACTGCTGCCAGTTTCACTGGGACTTGCTGTAAATAAGGTGTCCAGCCGTGGATACTTGAGCACCAGGCGTGCTGTAGCCAGGGAAACAGTGACAACAGCTTTCCCTCTAACTCCAGCCGCTGGCTCCTTAAATGTCTCTCTCCATTGTGTCCTGAcctgaaaatgtaaatatttgctgTTCCCCTGCGCCCTGACCCCTTCCTCTGCCAGGGAAGCTCCCATATTACCCCAGCATTTCAGCTGCTCTCCCGGGGACGCTGACCCTGGGATTTGGGTGTGTTTGAGTGCAAACCCTTCTGCTTACCTGTCACGGTTTTCCTGTAAAGTGGGAACCTCTCCACAAGGATGAACTGCGATTCCACAAAGTCACGTCAAAACGTGGATGCAGGCTCATTTGCACCTTGCGAGGGAGGCATCGCTGTCCcatctcccctcctgccccggaGCAAGGCTGGGCCGGGCTCGTGTTTCCCCACCGCAGTCTGGGGTGGAGCAGGGTGCTGCGAGGAGGGTGCCGGGGCACCGGGAGAggaggggcagggctggaggcgAACGCTTGCGCTGCTCCCAGAGGGGCCCCAGCATCTTTGAAGCCCCTTTCGGAGCTGCACCTCTGCACCAGCGAGAGCGTGGACCCGTTCAGCGTCCAGGTACCCATCCTGGTGGTGCCTCAGGTTGTGAGCACAGCACGCACGTGGGGTGGATTTTCCGCTGGTTTTTGTAAGGCCGGGAGCTGAAACAACAGAAGAGCTTGTCTGCCCTGACTGCCGTGAGTTCCTGAGTGGTGGAAAGCAGCGAGAGAGTCAAATCTCGTGTTGTTTTAGTCCTGTGTTGGCCCCTCCAGCATTGAAAAACCCAGTATAAAATGTAAGTTGAGTTATTGGCCTTTATTTGGGTTTACTTGAATGCCTCTATTCATAACCCGTGCGCAGTCAGTGGGCTGTGCTCTACCCACCCATATTAAATTGCTCCTGGGTGCAGCACTGTCTTGAGAGAGAGTCATGTCTCGTGTCACGGCTGCTTAGAAATAATTCTCCGCTGTGCGTGCTGCTCCGGTCTGCGCGGTCCTGCCTTCGGTGAAGTCCCCTGACATTAGCTCTCCTTCTCATGGGATGGGGAAGAGTGATAAATTTTATGTTTGGGTGGAAATCACTCCTTGTTGTGTATCTTGTGAGAGCTTTTGGGTTCCTGAATATCCTCAGTGGATTCCATGACGTCTCTTTGGGATTTGCAGGACCTTGGAGGATCTTCCAAAATCTGTTGTTTCCCCCCTGCTTTAGCCCAGACGCCCACAGGTCACTCTCGCAGCCCGGCTGGTGGGGCAGCCTGGAAGTCACTGTTATGGGAGGTTTATCACACCAGGTTTCTGGAGCTTTCACCTGAAAAGGTGcaaaaacagcaataaaacctaCCACACGTCCCGCAGTGGGTGTATTCTGAGCGTTTGCTTCACATTGATGTTGATTACTCACCCAACAGACTTAATGCAGATGAGATTTCCGTGTCGGGTATGagttttaatatataaataagtCAATGTATTGCCAGGTTCAGTAACACATCACTTGGCCCCTGTGTTTTCATAAAATGTGAGCCCCGTGGGAACCAAATCCATTTTCTAATGCATAAAATCCAGCTGAGCCCGTCTATGCTAATTCTCATCCGAGCTTATACAATATTCATTGCAGAGTGTCTGATCTGTGATTCTTCTTGATAAGTACATTCTGGTGTTATGACTCATGGCAATTACCAAAGCCCCCAAAAGGCACTAAAATAACAAATAGTGGCTGGGgtgagcagggagggggggaccCAAGGGGAAATATTGGGGTGAGCGGGTGTGAGCAAGGTTACGGACTGTTCCCCTGGTCCTGCTGGTCTGTGTCCCGTGCAAGGAGGATGTGTTTGCCAGGGGAGCAGGGACAAGGTTCACCTGGGAAGACCCTGATCCTATGGGATGCCACGGTGAGGCTGTGTGCTAACCACGGGGACCCGGCCAGGGATGAGCAGGGAGGAGACAAGGCAGTGATGCTCGGGGCCGGGAGCCGATGGGTCACGGCAGCCTCAGCCAGGCAGGTCCAGAAAGGAAACCAGAGCTTGGTGGCTGGTGAGAAACCTCTGATGGAGGGTGAAAGGTGCAGGGATTGACCCAGCGCGTGTCACGCACCTCCTGATAGACTGAAAACCCAGCCCCAAGTTTTCTGATGTGTTACTTATGTTTCTGAACATGCTAAACCCGGGATGAATTATCTTAAATACTCTGTTTTTCTGAGTCAGTTTTGTATTTGCAGTTGGAGGTTTTAGTGGCTGGGTGCTTTGATGTGTGTGTCTGCATATGCACATCGGGTAAAGTCAGAATGCTTTGAGTAGTGGATGGAGCCCCTGATAGCTGGGGGATCACAATCACAACGATCTGTGTCTAAACTGGGCCCTTAATTTTCCCAGGTCAGCAGAGCTCGTTTGAAATCTCTGCCTTGGTGTGCTGCGTTGTTCAGGCTGACTGGGGACGGGGTACCGAGCTGAACCCGCGCTCCCAGCCTGTCCCTCGAGTATGATGCGGGTCTGGAGAGGACGGAAAAGCAGGGATTTGGGACGGGGTTGGGAATCATAAATGGGTAAAGATCCAAATCCTGGGGGATGCTGATCACTGTGCGCTTCTCCTGGCTTCAGTAGCAGTTTGTGCCTTGCAGGGTAGGGCCAGGGTGAGATTTCCCAATTCTTTCCAGTGTGTTTAACCCGACCCTGCCCTAGAGCTATTTTGCATACCAGCAGGTAATGAATAAGCCTTTTTGTGATACAGAATGGCCTCTTTGGCATAGTCTTAGGATTTGCAGGCGCAGCCATGGCACGTTCCTGCGCTGCTCTTGCACCAGCCCGGCATGTGCAGCCCCAGCGCAGGGGCAGGAATGCGAGCGGTGCTGCGGGTGGAATGAGGGGAATGCGGCAGGCAGGCgtgggacagacagacagacggCCGTGTATTTCCTAGAGAAATGCCTAGAATGCAGAGAGCTCGTGAGTAACCCACTGTTGGACAAACACGGGAGCGGTGCCAGGAGTGCGGCAGGGGCGAGCGTGCTGGATGGCTCTGTGGGGTATTTCTAACACGTGAGCTTTAAAACGAACCTTTGGGATTTGAGTTGCCTCAGTTTGCTGGTTGCTGTTTGGGGGACGTTGCTGGGTGAAGGAGGTGCTGGATAGCGAGCGGATTGAAGCCCAGGCGGTGCTAACACTGGTCACTGGACCCATCTCCTGGGGCCTGATCCCAAcccctcccctcttccttccttgtGGGCTGTTCCTTTGTCTCTGGTCAGAGAGGAACGGTGTGCTTTCCAGATGAAGTCACCAACACGGGACGCTCTTGTGGACTCTCCCATGACCGTTGTGCGGCCGGAAAGCCTCTGCGGTGCCTTATCGGATGGGACGGTCGCCAGCTGGTGTCCACCCCGCCTCACTGCTGGCCCCGCCAGGTTTGAATAGGTGGCTTGGGCTAaatccctgctgccagcacgtTCGCCTCCCTCTTGCAAGGGCAGCGGCCGAGCAAGGTGGGTGCCGGGTTTGTTTGCAAGCTTTGAGTGCAGTTTAGCCGGGTGACAAAGTCTGCTGGCGTTAGCGTGTATGATCCCGTTCCGTGTCCCCTTGCAGAGGGGTGCGCTCTCCTTTGGGTATTCCTGGGGGCATCCATGGCCCTGAGCACTAAATCACCATCGTTAGTGCTGGTCCGGGGGCCTTTCCTCCACCGGCAGTGTTAGATGCTGCCTTGCTGGGCTCTGGTGGTGTGAAACAGCGTCCAAACCAGGTAATAACGTTCATGGCTTGTCAGACGCATCCCTGTGCTCTGGAAATGGCTGGGCACACCGAGGAGGGGTGTGGGGGTTCACGGAGAAGTTCATGGCTGCAAAATCTATGGAGTTCCTTCTGGGAAGGAACACGCCCTGCTTCCTGGCTGCCGTTGTCCGCCGGCCGCCCTGCAAAAAGGTTTGCTGTGAAGCGGGGACTGGGCTCTTCCAGCGGCAGCCACGTCTCAGCCCTGGGGTGACGGTGCCTGCGGGGCAGCGCTGCTCCAACTCGCCACTTTGCAAGAGGGAGCGTGTGAGGAGGGTCCCTGCGTGGTACGGCGGGGTTTGCATCCAGGAGCATCAGCGTCAGCCAGCAGCGAGCCCTGCCCGCCCTCGGGCAGGGAAAGGCAGGCAATGCCAGAGCCTGTCTTCCAGCttcctgctctggctgctgaATTACAGCGCTCCGCTGGGACGGAAACAGGATCCAGGGACCCCCATTCCCACTCCATGCACGAGCTGCGCAGAGGCAGTGTGCTCGCCGGGCTCCTGCCAGAGCCGGAGGCGGTAGGAAAAGGTCTTTCTCCCCACGCCCTGTCGCTGGGCGGTTTGCGCTTTGGCTGATCCCCCCCCTGTTTTTCTTCCATCGCAGGCATCCCGACTCTCATCGTCCTGGACCCCAAGGGAGACGTGATCACGCGGCAGGGGCGGGTGGAGGTGCTGAACGACGTCGAATGCCGCGAGTTCCCCTGGCACCCCAAGCCCGTGCTGGAGCTGACAGACTCCAACGCCGTGCAGCTGAATGAGGGCCCCTGCCTCGTTCTCTTTGTAGGTATGGAGCATCGCTGCTTTGAAAGCAGAGCCCGGGCTCGGGAAGGGGGCTGGGCTACCTGCCAGCTCGGCTGGAGCTTGCCGCGGGGCTGAGAACCTGTCTCTGGTGGTCACAGTGTCCATGGGAAGGGACATCAGCCCATTTCCATCACCAGGAGCAATGCTACGGGGTCTGGAGAGGCCATGGGGAGACAGGGTTCTCCATGGAGTCCCCTTGAGGGATTCAAGGGGGCTGATGGACCTCGAGCCTTGCCTGTACCAGAGAAatgggctgctgcagctcgCAGGGGCTTGCCAGAGCCCACCCGTGCCCATGGGTCACCCGGAACTCCAGCCCGGCCACCCAAGGGATGCGATGGGGTAGTGATCGGCAGCGGAGAGGAGCTGTCGTGTCAAAGATGGTTCAGCGGCAGCTGTGGAGGGGAATGGTCATGAGGTGTTGGGGAGTACGAGAAATACGCTGTCACggatggtggtggtggaggtgggAAAGGCCTTTGCTGGAGTGGGGAGCCCTGCCCTGAGCCTGCCGGTGCTGTGCGGGGGCCTGGCCCAGGGCAGGGCTCGTGTCCTGCTTCCTCGCACGCCCTTGGTGAGCAGCACACCCTTCCCTGCAGCGCTGATAACGTCTCTtgctctttcccttcttccctttcagGTTTCCTTTTGACCCTGATTATTTATTCAGCGTAGCCTAGCAGGGGATGTGAGCACAGAGCCAAAACTACTCTGCCTGCGTGGGGAGGACCGGCTGGCCACGCCAAGCGTGACTGATGGGGGCCAGCGCTGCGGGCCTCTGGAAAGGGTTATTTTTATCTTGCTCCCAGCAGAGTTTTTCTATCACCTTGTTGCTAACAGCTAATGGGGAGAGCGCTCTCCGGCCGGCGGCTGGGGCTCTCGCTCCGTGCTTGAGGGGATACCTGGCCTCGGCGATGTGCTGGGGCAGCCCCGAGGCAGGCAGCGGGGACAGGGGCTCCTGGCCAGCCTGTGTCCTGCTGGGAGACACCCCCCAGCAGACCAGTGCCTgtgctgtgcaggcagcag
This genomic window contains:
- the NXN gene encoding nucleoredoxin; this translates as MAGALTEVLGEVLVAADGEEVAVSALAARGVSLVGLYFGCSLGGPCAQLGASLAAFYGRFRGEAAAAGGQRLEIVFVSAEQEQQQWQEAVRAMPWLALPFADKHRKLKLWNKYRVSNIPSLIFIDAATGKVVCRNGLLVIRDDPEGLEFPWGPKPFSEVVAGPLLRNNGQMLDSTALEGSHIGVYFSAHWCPPCRSLTRVLVESYRKIKEAGQKFEILFVSADRSEDSFKQYFSEMPWVAVPYADEARRSRLNRLYGIQGIPTLIVLDPKGDVITRQGRVEVLNDVECREFPWHPKPVLELTDSNAVQLNEGPCLVLFVDSEDDGESEAAKQLIQPIAEKIIAKYKAKEEEAPLLFFVAGEDDMTDSLRDYTNLPEAAPLLTILDMSARAKYVMDVEEITPEIVEAFVSDFLADKLKPEPI